A window of Leptospira fainei serovar Hurstbridge str. BUT 6 contains these coding sequences:
- a CDS encoding LA_2490 family SGNH/GDSL-type esterase, whose translation MNFAKKAGWILFLVGIAFLGTEVGLRFLRSPSLQYYRDLKVLHQYHPDYYVGLEPNQSLFVRHFAGKWEGQISTNSLGLRGTKDPISEKPKLLCLGDSLVMGFGVGDPDTFCALLDGLELKGGARQSLNLGVDAYGSSGSYLRLKDIAARLDHVSEVLFFISPNDFDMPEALAAKGILPDDQTDAVRETDPNYKRNFRIQFELTKWSYALQAMKLAWEQLSVTAAVTKMNVANEIKSAGMSKNSQPGENLGSYIKNSFYRPPTRPDCSPLAPVIKDAVLGPVCPEPIPADVHCTDTVPNITELESLPELTQRSYDGMIALAKEKGFRLIPVIVPIQVEEIYCYNNGKYHKLENYAIRSASYFEKKGIPVMKLKKDTVSMCKIGTDGRRIGILDHFIPEDGHFTKIGNQWLAEAIAKHLKESPFAL comes from the coding sequence ATGAATTTTGCGAAAAAGGCAGGATGGATCCTCTTTTTAGTAGGAATTGCATTCCTGGGGACGGAAGTCGGACTTCGCTTCCTCAGATCCCCTTCTCTCCAATACTATAGAGATCTAAAAGTTCTTCACCAGTACCACCCGGATTACTACGTGGGCTTAGAGCCTAATCAGTCTCTCTTTGTACGGCATTTTGCCGGGAAATGGGAGGGTCAAATTTCCACCAATTCCTTAGGTTTGCGTGGAACAAAAGATCCGATTTCCGAGAAACCGAAACTTTTATGTCTGGGCGATAGCCTTGTGATGGGTTTCGGAGTGGGGGATCCTGATACCTTCTGCGCTTTGCTGGATGGTCTGGAGCTAAAGGGAGGCGCCCGGCAATCTCTGAATTTGGGAGTGGATGCCTATGGTTCTTCGGGTTCGTATTTGAGGCTGAAAGATATCGCAGCCCGACTGGATCATGTTTCCGAAGTTCTTTTTTTCATTTCACCGAATGATTTTGATATGCCCGAGGCGCTGGCCGCTAAAGGAATCTTGCCTGACGATCAGACGGATGCGGTAAGGGAAACGGATCCGAACTATAAAAGAAATTTTAGAATCCAATTCGAACTTACGAAATGGTCTTACGCTTTGCAGGCTATGAAATTGGCCTGGGAGCAATTATCCGTCACCGCGGCAGTGACCAAAATGAATGTCGCGAACGAAATAAAATCCGCCGGAATGTCCAAGAATTCGCAACCGGGGGAAAACTTGGGATCTTATATTAAGAATTCCTTCTATCGTCCTCCGACGCGGCCGGATTGCTCTCCCTTAGCGCCGGTAATAAAGGACGCCGTATTAGGACCGGTCTGTCCGGAACCGATTCCTGCCGACGTTCATTGTACGGATACTGTTCCGAATATTACCGAGTTGGAATCTTTACCGGAGTTAACGCAACGCAGCTATGATGGAATGATCGCTCTTGCAAAAGAGAAGGGGTTTCGATTGATTCCCGTGATTGTTCCCATTCAAGTGGAAGAGATATACTGCTATAATAACGGGAAATATCATAAGCTGGAAAATTACGCGATTCGGTCGGCCTCCTATTTCGAAAAGAAAGGAATCCCGGTCATGAAACTGAAAAAAGATACGGTAAGCATGTGCAAGATCGGAACGGATGGTCGGCGCATCGGTATACTAGATCATTTTATTCCGGAAGACGGACATTTTACGAAAATCGGAAACCAATGGTTGGCGGAAGCGATTGCCAAACATTTAAAGGAGAGCCCATTTGCTCTTTAA
- a CDS encoding MBOAT family O-acyltransferase, with translation MLFNSVQYLIFAPVVIAVYFLLPARFQKWWLLLTSLYFYAVFRVPFVALLIYSIVLTYYCVVWMDKAVTKSGKLFFLNLVVWGNLLLLYFFKYLDFSFIAWNTILGLQPCESCYAYPSGVLLPMGISFFTLQAIAYAVDVYRGHVGRAKNLFQFGLFLSFFPQLVAGPIIRAQDMLHQFLEEYRFRNENLLPGIRQIAWGLFKKTFVADPIALIIDPVYGNPSVFGWEALSISAVLFSFQVYCDFSGYSDVAIGTGRIMGYHIPANFREPFLSQSITELWRRWHISFSSWLREYVYIPLGGNKKGIPRMYLNLFLTTFVSGIWHGADWNFIIWGAIHAFLMVIERFILSFNRISQAWEKVPQIIKIAYTFFFFAVSMFFFRAKAAPGYEGSIDVAWTMTVRAFTAAKGLPLDVPLPLFVAVIALMAGDYIVDRKIPILEKLTDKPIWVYSISAVLLSICFILYSVTVSQPFLYFQF, from the coding sequence TTGCTCTTTAATTCGGTTCAATATTTAATTTTTGCGCCCGTCGTCATCGCGGTTTATTTTCTACTTCCCGCTAGGTTTCAGAAGTGGTGGCTACTTTTAACGAGCCTTTACTTTTATGCGGTTTTCAGGGTTCCGTTCGTAGCGCTATTAATTTATTCGATAGTCCTGACTTACTATTGCGTAGTGTGGATGGATAAGGCAGTCACTAAATCCGGAAAATTATTTTTTTTGAATTTAGTCGTATGGGGAAATTTACTTCTTCTCTATTTTTTCAAATATCTGGATTTTTCCTTTATCGCTTGGAATACGATTCTTGGATTGCAGCCGTGCGAATCTTGCTACGCTTATCCCTCGGGGGTTCTCCTTCCGATGGGAATCTCTTTCTTTACTTTGCAAGCGATCGCTTATGCGGTGGACGTATATCGCGGCCATGTGGGGCGAGCCAAGAATCTTTTTCAGTTCGGTCTGTTTTTGAGTTTCTTCCCGCAATTAGTGGCTGGGCCGATCATTCGGGCTCAGGATATGCTCCATCAGTTTTTGGAAGAGTATCGGTTCCGGAACGAGAATCTGCTTCCGGGTATTCGTCAAATCGCGTGGGGATTATTTAAGAAAACCTTTGTCGCGGATCCCATTGCCTTAATCATCGATCCCGTCTACGGAAATCCTTCGGTTTTCGGGTGGGAGGCATTGTCAATTTCTGCCGTCTTATTCTCCTTTCAAGTTTACTGTGATTTTTCCGGGTATTCGGATGTCGCGATCGGAACAGGGCGGATTATGGGATACCATATCCCGGCGAATTTTCGAGAACCGTTTTTATCCCAGTCGATTACCGAATTGTGGAGGCGTTGGCATATCTCGTTCAGTTCTTGGCTGAGAGAATACGTGTATATTCCTCTCGGTGGTAACAAGAAAGGCATTCCTAGAATGTATCTAAACCTGTTTCTTACTACGTTTGTGAGCGGGATTTGGCACGGCGCCGATTGGAATTTTATCATTTGGGGAGCGATTCACGCTTTCTTAATGGTAATAGAACGTTTTATTCTATCGTTTAACAGGATCTCTCAAGCTTGGGAAAAGGTTCCGCAGATTATTAAAATTGCATATACTTTCTTTTTCTTTGCAGTATCGATGTTTTTCTTCCGGGCAAAAGCGGCACCCGGGTATGAAGGCAGCATCGACGTCGCATGGACCATGACTGTGCGAGCTTTTACGGCGGCGAAAGGATTACCCTTGGACGTTCCTCTTCCGTTATTCGTTGCGGTTATTGCTCTCATGGCGGGAGATTATATCGTGGATAGAAAGATTCCGATATTGGAGAAACTTACGGATAAACCCATCTGGGTTTATTCGATTTCGGCGGTTTTGCTTTCCATTTGTTTTATTCTTTATAGTGTTACAGTGAGCCAACCGTTTCTCTATTTCCAGTTCTAA